The Spinacia oleracea cultivar Varoflay chromosome 2, BTI_SOV_V1, whole genome shotgun sequence DNA segment ACTCGATGCAAAAAGACGAAAATGCCCTTATGTCCCTGGAATTCAGAAAGACAGTTGTTCATTAGAATTAGACGTAATTACGGAATTACCCCAGTGTAATCATATAAATACTCTGATGTAATCATTTAAAAAGGCTGTCTAATCATTACCTAAAGATGCAAATTAGTTACTCTCTCTCTAGTCCTTCTCTCTTAATAATCACTTATCTAATTTAAGCATGATACGAAGGTTCCTCGGACATATTCAGGGACCGTCTAAAACGATAATACAGGTGGTCGGTTATAAGGAGATTACGGTCAAATACGTCATCGGTTAAGCTAATTCCCAGAACATTATATTTACAGTTTCTCAGGCAGAAAcagttgtctttcgcaaaaaaaaagttacattAAGGTacgatttcacaaaaaaaagatATATATAATGTCATTTCTcgtaaaatttgagttataaaacaTCCTTTTTGACAAATCTGCCTTTCATTTAATATAGTTTTATCGTTCTGCAATAATGTCAGGATGACTACACTATGCTCGATCTAGACCTTTACACACCATGTTTGATGCCACGGCTTAAAACGGTCACCATCATCTACGCCTACAACGGACATTGTCAAGGTCTGATTCGACTAGCAGAGTTTCTGCTCAAACATGCTGTGAATTTGGACAAGATGGTCATTTTTCCTAGTACGTATAATGTAGTTGCAGATCTGGACATTGAGTTTGTGGAGCTATTATCAAGCTTTTCGAAGGCCTCAACTAATGCAAAGGTGGTGCATGGCTCAAGTAATTCAATAGCACATTATTAGCACATCAATTCTGAATTTGGTATTTAGTTTCTTAAGATGAAAATTATGGAGTAATAATGTTATTTAAGTGATTTAATTAACAGGGTGATTAGGTTGAGGTGAAAGTACGTTTAATGAACTACtaataaatacttcctccgtcacTAAAAGATTgcccttattttctttttggtCTGTCTTTTTAAGTTTATGTTTCCTCTcatattgtattatttaaattagCAAATGACAAAACTACCAATCCACTTGCTTTCCTTTTGCTTTCTTTCTTAATAAAGTGAAAAGTGTTATTTTACACAACCTTTTAGAGACGGAGGAAGTAGGTGTTTTCAAGGCTATTCAAATATAAATAGAAGTATATAAACAAGAAGTTGTTGGGATATGAACAAGGATTTGGCATTTCGGTGGTGTTGTGACAATTTGGAACCACTGACTTGAAAACGATAATTCGGCACAACCTAGTAGTTCAATTGTATTTGTCGTTTAGTTGTTCTAACTCCGTAAGATTCATACACCTCTCTCACACTAAGACACTTTAGGATGAGGGGTTCGAATCACAtgaacttatgcccaaaagaaaaatcaatagGAAAAAGGCATAGGAAAAATATTGATCCAATAAAATTATGAATGATGGTCCTTTTTCAACATCTCACGAGCACTGAATAAATAGTGAGCAAAGACCAAGATTGTAGCAACTAGAATAGCAAGGGATAGAGAGAATTAAGCCAAGAATATAAATTGTTGTAACCTCCAAAATGTAATTGAAGCTCCACCTGATCCACCTCCGATCCATTATCACCCCTAATATTATGGGATATAATCATTAACAAATAAGAACTTAAGATAGTTGTGACACGAACTAAAGTCAAAGAAAAACTTTTACATCAACAGGACAACAGAGTACACAAAATAATTTAAGCTTAGAATGGACAGCCTATTCCGCAACTACACTGCAGTTTTGCCTATAATGCCACAACCAACCCCTGGCAAAGTAAAACAAAAGGCATTACTCCACCCAGAAAGAGAAGGAGAAAGAGGAAGAGAAGGAGAAGAAGCAGATGCCAGGtagtattactccctccgtcccggaatacttgatctattttccttatcgggtcgtcccttaatacttgacttgtttctaaaaatggaaatattctaacaatattatattatttctcactccacccctattacccacctaccccctactccatacaaaaaataattaaaaattcaacccctactctctcccaaccccacctcccactaactacattaaaataataccccactatcaaggaaAAAACTTTATCTAACCACCGGGTAAACTACATCAGCTTTATTAATGTTTTTTAATAGAGAGTGTGGTAGTGGAATCCACATCAgctttattaattgttttttaatGTTCTATTAGTAGTGGGTTATCTACCCAGTGGGTAGATGTAGCAAtgtccactatcaactactacctattaaattaaataagtcaattcaagtcccttaaattctgtgccggtcaaaccggatcgagtattccgggacggaggagtACATATCTTACCAACAAAATGAGGCTAAGTTGGTGTTGTTTTATTCCCAGATGCCAGATTACAATGTACTCGATCTTCATTCATTATTTACATACGGGGTAACTCGTACAGTCGTActatatgatgatgatgacatTTTTGATGTATTCATATCATATTATTGTTGCCCATATTTTCATCACGGGGGAGGAGCATGGTCCTGTCGAGACTCGAGTCCACGTAAGCTCAATAAACTACCTACACACTGaaagttaatttatttttttaactaaGTGCGTGCTTGTTTGGTTGAATAcggaaaataaaattatttggaaAGATTGACAATCATGACGTATCACATCATTATCTTCATTTACACCATAATTTCTTAGCATGTTCATATCtgttttaataagttcatataaattttaataagttcagataagtttataCCTAAAATAACTTttgataagttttgataagattagataaatttatttaatttcatgtaTATTCTTATTGATGATATCAGTGGTCTTATATACAAAGGCGTATCTAGGATTTTGAAACAGAGTAGATATTTTCAAACATGTACTTAGTATAGTTGTGCAGAGTGTATAGTAAAATAAAATTAgttcttttaaaaaatatatatattatgtaaAAATTGATGTCCATAATAATTGGAAAAAGTACTCGCCTTCTACTCTGTACTTCATATACaattatgaattttagaaaaatatatagttaaagTGTAACTTattttgttcgacttattttgacttatttcagataatTTAAGTTCAGtagaaataagttttttcagacatttttcacacacaaataaatttattttagataaaataagtttaaataagttaagttaaattcaaataatgtaagttcagtcaaaataagtctaaAAGAACGGAGCCTTATAGTTATCAAACCCGTGACCTTCCATTAAAACTTTAGATAAACCGCTAAGCTACAAGTCTACATGTGTATTATTGTGCGTATGACGGTTTCATAGAAAACGGACGTAAAATAACAACACCCAAGCAAAGAAAATACAACACTCAAGTCCGTAGTAGATATGGGCTCATATGGGCTTGGGGATAAAAAATGTGGCCCAAAGACATGAATAAGCCCAATCCACAGTGTTGTTGCAACTTGCAATTAAGAGTAGTACGGACTAGTTttttttgtactccctccgttttaaaatgtttgttacgtattcctttaatagtgtttcaaaatgtttgttacataaagaatctttctatttataaacttgttactattattatttttttagccaacttttatttctaattggtccaacttttcaacttaatAAATCTCATGCAATCAAAAGTCACATTATGACAAGTTAGCAATCTatgtgatttttaattattggttcattttgataataaaacaatcttattggttgtttcaatgattagtggattgaggtaaaatttttttaataaaagataaaAACAGGTTTGCACTATATTCAAAGAGAGAAATAAATGTCAGAATTTGGAAAGCTGGAATCAGATTTATGATGGAATctagaaaatttaaaattaaaaagaaaagaattttaattatatgttaatAAACGTGCCAAAATCCAAACATAACAAACATTTTAAAATGGATGGAGTAGGTATTTAGGAGTTAGGATTAAGGAGGGAGTCAATGAGTCATGATGTTATCTTTAACTCTTTAAGCAATAAAGTTATTTTAGGATAGGATAATATTATATGGTTATCCAAAACTTGCGTTTACGACTTGTCTATTTGTCTAGTTGGTTACTTTGTACTCGTATAGGATTTTGCTGCTCCTGTTTGCTTGGTCGACTTGTCTAGGGTCATTCTCTTCATCTTAAAAGACACTTAATTACTAGTTTGGGTCTAATAAGTTTACATAAGTTGCAATCGGGTATATTCGGATTTATAAGCTTCAACCAGGTTTAATCGGGTCGATAAGCTTCAATTAGGTTCAATAATTTTACTCTCGCGCAATCAGGTTTGACCGGATCCAATACATTTTACATTTCTAATCATGTCAAATAAGTGTCAGTCAGGTTTAATCAGTTTCGATAAGTCCCGGTCTCATCCGATAGAGAGAACACTCCCATAGTTTCAGGGAACAACGAGTTTTCCAATGTATCCTGCGTaagtttaaaaaaaagaaaaaagacgaggtactttattatatttttttcttgtaGAATTATTAACACTTTCATTTGTGAATCCCTTTGTTTAGccgaaaaaagaaaaatatatacttCATATAACAGAAAAGAGAAATAAAATGTAGCACTTTTAGAACTCCAAGTAAAGCTTTGGTTACACTTCCTTTGTTCTACTACCATCACATCATGTTTACTTTTGCATTATTAAACCACTCTAATTTGATCATTTATTGTTATTTTTACGtaattaatggaaaatataGTCATATGATATATTGTTGGATTCATCTCGATCTATAGTGTTGGATATCACATTTTATAACTTTAGTAAATATTGAGAATTTAACGTGTTAATCATCAAATTCGTTGTGcaagtaattttattttttcactaCATCATTGAAAAAGGAAGTGACAATTATTCTCTAGGACATCACAAGATTCATAACATGGTATAGTGAATAGGTTGTGAAGCTCTTTCATGGAAGAAACTTGTTGATGTAATTGATTTTACTCCCTTCAAGACTAAGATACACACCTCCTTCAAGATTTTGGTTCCATCTTTTAAGGCAATGATTTTCACAAAGCAACTTAATTTAGAATGACATTGAAACGTGACAAAATTTGATGTGCATGATTTATGTTAACTAGTTTTTATCCAGTGTGATGCACGGGTTGTTTAATTTATATTTACGTTATATTATTTGTGTAATGATATAAAAACTTTGAAACAACAGGACATGATGCATTTAAAGTTtgtagaaattgaaatttgaatgtGAAACAAATAAAACTAATTGCATAAGAAAACGTATAGAAATGATACTTATTTGAGGTGGAGAAGAAGAAAGAGATAGGTAAAGTGAGAAATAAATGTTGATTTACgggaaaaaaaaagttaaagaaGTGACATGTGGCATCACGATATgaaaaaacattattttttaaaatttttagtaGAGATATTTTATCCGAAACCGATTAATCTCACATACGTTAACATTTAATTGCTAACTCATATCCATTAAACAAATTCGAtattgttttcaattttcagtGAAACAAGTTTAATTACTCTTCTCATATCTAACTATGTGAGGTTGTTCAATCCAATTAGGTTGGTAGGGTAAGAGCAAGGACAAACCAAAATTGAACATGTTTAGACCTACTACGtactattttttttgtaaacATGATAATAGCGAGATGTgactttgaactttttttttttaaaatgataGCAATCTAATACATTATCTATTGTACGTTTGGTGCTCAATACTCATGCCTCAGAGAAGATGTGTAATTTTTGAGTGCCACATCTACAATAGTGTGAGTGCTCAGAGCATCGATCATATAAAGAAGTGTATATGGTAGCACCAACTTTGATTTGGATGCGTTAAATGACATATCGCTATAAACTTTGCTAGATCTCCACCAATATATCCAACCTTCCCCTCATCTTCCTACTTCTTATACCTAAGATTCACTATATCCCGACAACATTTATGCCGATATGTCATCAGAAGACAATCGACACCCAACATCATAAATCGGTGTATGATGTCTTTTATAAAGTATCCTATTACGATTGTAATTATAACTATGATACATAAAATTATACGGAATAATTACACAAAGTATTACAGTAATAAAGTGAAATTCGCTTTGCGGGGACAATCAAAGAAGGATAGAGAGAGTATAATAATGTTCTCTCCACCAAAGTTTTGTACTCCATGATGCATGAAAAAGCACTAGTAAAAGTTCCAACCCATTTTCACAaaataggattttttttttatttttttttaaagtcacAAAATAGGATTTGGTTCTATAGAAATTGCAACTGGGATAAGAATATTATTATTACtagtaaaaacaaaaaacagaccaataataaaaataaaaatcaagaaaaataaaaatgaaaaagttgTGGCTGAAATTTGCTATTCAATTTTCTTTGTATCCCCCACTCAAGCAGTAGCAGACATTACTAACCACTTATCCTCTTTCTTCTTCTCCAACCTTGCTCtgaaaattttctctctcctcccatgTGGAGTCACCTGTGACTTCTCAATCCTATTGCTTTCATGTTCTTGTACCCCAAAATCATGGAGTTATAATTTCACCACCCTCAATTATCTTGATAAAGAAAGAAATTATACAATCATTAAACCCCCAAACCCACACACACAAATTAAAAACCCACCTAATCAAATGTCCTTTTTATTAAACTTACCATAATAAATACCAAAGATCTTCAAATTTTGCAGATTCCCCCTTTAGATGTATAAATAggacttttttttaattattattcttTTTATTAATTGACAAAAAATTGCAGAAAAATGGTGGATGGGTGTACAATAGTATGGTTGAGGAGGGATCTAAGGGTAGAAGATAATCCAGCTTTAGCAGCAGCAGTGAGAGCAGGATCAGTAATTTGTGTTTTTATTTGGGCACCTGAAGAAGAAGGCCATTATTACCCAGGAAGAGTTTCAAGGTGGTGGTTGAAACATAGTTTAGCACAGCTTGATTCTTCTTTGAAAAGTCTTGGTACTTGTCTTGTTACCAAGAGATCTACTGATAGTATTTCCTCACTTATTGAGATTCTTAAGTCTACTGGTGCTTCTCAGCTCTTCTTCAATCATTTATATggtaaaattttgaattttttaaattatatttttgcTTTTTGGTTGATTCTGTCACATGGGTTTTGTTGGGTGTTTTTTTAAATGGTTATTGATTGTTTTTGTTGGAATTTCATATTTGTTTATTGATTTGATTCATgggttttgtttatttgtttaaatagaattatgggttgttttttattttaatgtaaTTTATGATGTTGTAAGGGTTTTGGACCTTTTGGTTTGCTACTTTGCTATATTTGGTGTGATTTTAAGGGTTTTGTTGCAGTGAGCATGTTGTAAGGTTTCTGGTCATGTGATTGAATGATTGGCAgctttttgttctttgtgatgcCATTATTTACTTACCCCTTTGGGGTTATTGTTTAATCCATGACTTTGGTGGAATTAATTTGATGCTAAAGAAGGCAAATTTGCCTAATTGTGCACTCACATGCTAATCTTTAGCAAGTAATTTAAGCTTGGGTTTGGTAATGATGAATCTGTGTTTATGGAATGTGCACATCTGGGTCATACATGTGAATGTCTAAATTGTGGAAGCTGAGTTTACAGTTCTCTTTGTCTGTTGTTATCTGCATTACATCAGGAACACTGTCATAGAACTTTCTAGAAGCTATTCTGCAAGTAGTTGGATAGTCGAATTCTGATTTAACTGATTAATCTGATGTAAAGAGTACAAATTAATATCCCCTTTTCATTCTTCAATGATCAAGATCAAATAGCTCAACATAATTCACTTTTGTTTGACTATAACCTTGTGTTAGTTGATAGTTACATTCTGATTTCAGTGATTAAACTGATGTAAAAATTGCAACTTCATCAATTTAACTTGCATTCTCCTTTTAAGCAGCTCAATATAATTCACTTTGTTTGACTATAATCTTGTGTTAGCTTCTATATCATGTAGTCTGCTACTCTGCTTCTTCTGACTGGTTCAACAAACTGCATTCACTCTTTCTCATTTTTTGTCTGCAAAATTTGCAGATCCTCTGTCACTTGTTAGGGATCACCGTGCAAAAGAAGTATTAACAGCACATGGTATAACCGTGCGCTCCTTCAATGCTGATCTTCTGTATGAACCATGGGAAGTTGTTGACGAGACAGGCCAACCGTTTAATACCTTTACTTCTTTCTGGGAAAGATGCCTTAGCATGCCTTTTGATCCCGAGGCTCCACTTCTTCCACCTAAGAGGATAATCTCTGGTTAGTAATCCTTGATGAACATCCAAGTTCTTTGattaaaaataatttgaaaGGTGATtttctattacattatactaaaacaaacaCCAGGAGTGACATGCGTCACTTCCTTTTCCTAGTGAAAAAATTTccctccaatttttttttttccattactTTTTATGGAATAGATTCAGTATATTTGACTTAAACTTTATTAATCTTTTGAAAATCTATCAAAATCTTTTGTactaactttattttcgaacaattctttgttactcaaatattttataaaattgtcaaatatAATATTATTGTATAATACTCGTATCTGTttgtgcacgggacctaatctagttttgTACTAATTTCATGCCTGCCATCAGGAGATATTTCGAAGTGCCCATCAGACACATTGGTATTTGAAGATGATTCAGAAAAAGGAAGTAATGCCTTACTTGCTAGAGCATGGTCACCTGGTTGGAGCAGTGCTGATAAAGCTTTAACCACTTTCGTCAATGGACCTTTGATTGAATACTCAGAGAATCGAAGAAAGGCTGATAGTGCAACaacctcctttctctctcctcaccttCACTTTGGAGAGGTCAGTGTACGAAAGGTCTTCCACCTAGTACGCATCAAGCAAGTCTCATGGGCAAATGAAGGGAACACAGCAGGTGACGAGAGTTGCAATTTGTTTCTGAAATCAATCGGTTTGAGAGAATACTCAAGATATATGAGCTTTAACCACCCGTATAGCCACGAGAGGCCTTTACTTGGGCACCTCAAGTTTTTCCCGTGGGTGGTGGATGAAAGCTACTTCAAGGCGTGGAGACAAGGTAGAACGGGTTATCCTTTGGTTGATGCTGGTATGAGAGAGTTGTGGGCTTCTGGTTGGCTACATGATAGAATACGGGTTGTTGTTTCTAGCTTCTTTGTGAAGGTTCTGCAACTTCCATGGAGGTGGGGGATGAAGTACTTCTGGGATACCCTTTTGGATGCTGATCTTGAAAGTGATGCCCTTGGCTGGCAATATATAACGGGGACTCTCCCTGATGGCCGTGAGGTTGACCGAATAGATAATCCTCAGGTATCATACTACCAATTTGATGTTTTTGCTATGATTTAGCCATATATTGTAGGGAATTAAGGGGAATTATGTTACTTTTGTTTCTTTGACAAAGTTACTTTTTCACCTAATTAAAGTTCTAACagactaaggctttgttctgttcaaattattttgacttatttcagacaaaataagttcagataaatccaattaagttaagttcagataactttagataagttcaattaagttcagatgAAAAcattaagtttttttcagacattttcacacacttatttattttagacaaaataagtttttttcagataaaataagttaagataagttgaaataagttaagataagttcagttaatataattaagtccaatagaacggaaCCTTAAGACCTTAAATTGAGAAAACAAGCATGAGAAATGTTGTGTACTTCTTTTCTGGATTAATCTTTGTCTTTCTAGTTTGAAGGCTACAAATTCGATCCAAACGGAGAATATGTAAGGCGGTGGCTCCCAGAACTTGCAAGGCTACCAACAGAATGGATCCATCACCCATGGAATGCCCCGGAATCCGTACTACAAGCTGCAGGGGTAGAGTTAGGGTCAAATTACCCACTTCCCATTGTAGGAATAGATGCAGCAAAAGTAAGACTCCAAGAAGCGCTTACAAGTATGTGGGAACAAGAAGCAGCTTACAGGGCATCTATTGAGAATGGGACA contains these protein-coding regions:
- the LOC110776503 gene encoding cryptochrome-1 isoform X1 translates to MVDGCTIVWLRRDLRVEDNPALAAAVRAGSVICVFIWAPEEEGHYYPGRVSRWWLKHSLAQLDSSLKSLGTCLVTKRSTDSISSLIEILKSTGASQLFFNHLYDPLSLVRDHRAKEVLTAHGITVRSFNADLLYEPWEVVDETGQPFNTFTSFWERCLSMPFDPEAPLLPPKRIISGDISKCPSDTLVFEDDSEKGSNALLARAWSPGWSSADKALTTFVNGPLIEYSENRRKADSATTSFLSPHLHFGEVSVRKVFHLVRIKQVSWANEGNTAGDESCNLFLKSIGLREYSRYMSFNHPYSHERPLLGHLKFFPWVVDESYFKAWRQGRTGYPLVDAGMRELWASGWLHDRIRVVVSSFFVKVLQLPWRWGMKYFWDTLLDADLESDALGWQYITGTLPDGREVDRIDNPQFEGYKFDPNGEYVRRWLPELARLPTEWIHHPWNAPESVLQAAGVELGSNYPLPIVGIDAAKVRLQEALTSMWEQEAAYRASIENGTEEGLGDSAEFAPIEFPQDLRMDIDREPARNDNNQNEVNRPRHEDQMVPSITTTLFRVDDYETSSEVQQHSVGNVRAEVPRNQGVEQSPRRNNNVIPPPQPPRVNITYGLQNIEIEESTADSSSTSGGSRSSGVVPVWSPSSSTFADQYISDEAGMGQGSSFLQRHPQSHELVNWRRLSQTG
- the LOC110776503 gene encoding cryptochrome-1 isoform X3 produces the protein MVDGCTIVWLRRDLRVEDNPALAAAVRAGSVICVFIWAPEEEGHYYPGRVSRWWLKHSLAQLDSSLKSLGTCLVTKRSTDSISSLIEILKSTGASQLFFNHLYDPLSLVRDHRAKEVLTAHGITVRSFNADLLYEPWEVVDETGQPFNTFTSFWERCLSMPFDPEAPLLPPKRIISDISKCPSDTLVFEDDSEKGSNALLARAWSPGWSSADKALTTFVNGPLIEYSENRRKADSATTSFLSPHLHFGEVSVRKVFHLVRIKQVSWANEGNTAGDESCNLFLKSIGLREYSRYMSFNHPYSHERPLLGHLKFFPWVVDESYFKAWRQGRTGYPLVDAGMRELWASGWLHDRIRVVVSSFFVKVLQLPWRWGMKYFWDTLLDADLESDALGWQYITGTLPDGREVDRIDNPQFEGYKFDPNGEYVRRWLPELARLPTEWIHHPWNAPESVLQAAGVELGSNYPLPIVGIDAAKVRLQEALTSMWEQEAAYRASIENGTEEGLGDSAEFAPIEFPQDLRMDIDREPARNDNNQNEVNRPRHEDQMVPSITTTLFRVDDYETSSEVQQHSVGNVRAEVPRNQGVEQSPRRNNNVIPPPQPPRVNITYGLQNIEIEESTADSSSTSGGSRSSGVVPVWSPSSSTFADQYISDEAGMGQGSSFLQRHPQSHELVNWRRLSQTG